The genomic DNA TTTGAAAACATATGTTAAAGAAATTATGATGATTACAAAGTATAAAAGACGTCCTATTTTTATATGTTTTTTTATAGGATGGATTAGTTTGTTTGTATTATATGGAATACTTGCAAATTTATCAGAAGTAATGGATATTAAAGAGAGTTTGCTCAAAAAAGGGTTGTTCGTAGCTCTTCCTCTTTTAAGCATGTCTATCATTTCCTTTTGGCTAGGAGGTTATTTAAAAAATAAAGAGCATCTTTATTCAAAAATGATGATAGTCGGATTGATATTGTGTATTGTTGGAAGTAGCTTTATTTTTTATTTTCCTATCAAACTTTATAATATGATTTTGTTACAGATTATAGGCATAGGGGTAGGAATGATATTGACAGTTTTAAATACATTTGTGACAAGCTGTGTTCCAAAAGGGAAAAGAGGTATCATTACTGCTTGTTATAATAGCTTTAGATTTTTTGGAATTTCTTTTGGACCTATTTATTTTTATCAATTTCATCAACTATTGATCAAAAGAGTCCTTATGGTATTTATACTATTAGTAATGGTAATTCTTTTTATATTGTATGTGAAATCTCATGTTATGATGGAGTATTTTCAAGAAAAAAAACAATAACAATACTTAAATAAATTTATAATAAATTGTAGGAAACGATCTCTGTGTCGTTTTGCCAAGGAGGAATAAGATGCTAACAAGAATAGAGGAATACATAAAAGATAGATTGGAAAAAGTCATGTTTATCGAACTTAGAAAAGATGCACACCTTTCAGAAAATAAGTTTGAAATATTAAAAGAAATACCTATTCCTATACCAATGAATGAATTAGTAAAGCCCATTCAAGAAGGAACGACAGATTATAATTTTTCACTAGCGAGTATGGCTAGAGGAATGATTATGATCATTGGTTTGGATCATCAATTTAAATACATAAAGGAATATAAAGAGTTTTTATACGCATTTGATGAAAAAATACTAGAGTATATGGCTTATGAAGGACTAAAATTTGCAGAAGAAGAGAAATTTTATAATGCACTTATTTATTTTAAAGCAATTGT from Inediibacterium massiliense includes the following:
- a CDS encoding MFS transporter, translating into MNKNNTLKIVSLSFVPVIMVLGNSMLIPVLADLKRELHIHQYEANLLISYFSFPAAILIPFLGFLSDRIGRKKILVPSLIVYGLGGVISGIASIFFASPYPYILLGRIIQGLGAAGTSPMAMILISDMFSSEERSEALGIIEASNGIGKVISPILGSIIALFAWYIIFFSYSFLTIPIALLIWFVIDEDKNMAERKPLKTYVKEIMMITKYKRRPIFICFFIGWISLFVLYGILANLSEVMDIKESLLKKGLFVALPLLSMSIISFWLGGYLKNKEHLYSKMMIVGLILCIVGSSFIFYFPIKLYNMILLQIIGIGVGMILTVLNTFVTSCVPKGKRGIITACYNSFRFFGISFGPIYFYQFHQLLIKRVLMVFILLVMVILFILYVKSHVMMEYFQEKKQ